One window of the Pseudomonas sihuiensis genome contains the following:
- a CDS encoding TFIIB-type zinc ribbon-containing protein has translation MHCPACRTTRLQPAKLEDGLLGHGCAQCQGTLVSLLHYRDWAERQPAQETSTELAAEAEVGETSHALSCPKCAKLMSKFQISGTRANRLDLCGTCDEAWLDSGEWQLLKALELSQRMPAIFTDAWQRQVRQEASEQARRERFSRIAGEEAIARADEIRTWLKDHPQRRELLFYIGHD, from the coding sequence ATGCATTGCCCCGCCTGTCGTACCACCCGTCTGCAACCGGCAAAACTCGAAGATGGCCTGCTCGGCCATGGCTGCGCACAGTGCCAAGGCACGCTGGTCAGCCTGCTGCATTACCGTGACTGGGCCGAGCGTCAGCCAGCACAAGAGACATCAACCGAGCTGGCCGCCGAGGCCGAAGTGGGCGAAACCAGCCATGCCCTGAGCTGCCCCAAGTGCGCCAAGCTGATGAGCAAGTTTCAGATCAGCGGCACCCGCGCCAATCGTCTCGACCTGTGCGGCACGTGCGATGAAGCCTGGCTGGACAGCGGCGAATGGCAACTGCTCAAGGCCCTGGAGCTGAGCCAGCGCATGCCGGCGATCTTTACCGATGCCTGGCAGCGCCAGGTACGGCAGGAGGCCAGCGAACAGGCCCGGCGCGAGCGCTTTAGCCGCATCGCCGGCGAAGAAGCCATCGCTCGCGCCGACGAGATTCGTACTTGGCTCAAGGATCACCCGCAGCGCCGCGAGCTGTTGTTCTATATCGGTCACGATTGA
- a CDS encoding TetR/AcrR family transcriptional regulator yields the protein MKNKPTDPAHILDNALQLADVCGWERLHLFDVAAALDIGLDDIARHYRDKDDLVEAWFDRADLAMLGHARNPDLQGLNAEQRLESCLLAWLDSLATHRAVTGQMLLYKLEPGHIHLQVLGLMRISRTVQWWREAAGRQSLHLRRIAEETLLTGAYLRSFVHWLRHPEEDAATFRAFLRGQLRCGPLPLLLQRP from the coding sequence ATGAAAAACAAGCCGACCGACCCCGCCCACATTCTTGATAACGCCCTGCAACTGGCCGACGTCTGCGGCTGGGAGCGCCTGCACCTGTTCGACGTCGCCGCCGCGCTCGACATCGGCCTGGACGATATCGCCCGTCACTACCGCGACAAAGACGATCTGGTGGAGGCCTGGTTCGACCGCGCCGACCTGGCCATGCTCGGCCACGCCAGAAATCCCGATTTGCAAGGTCTGAACGCCGAACAACGTCTGGAAAGCTGCCTGCTGGCCTGGCTCGACAGCCTCGCTACCCACCGGGCCGTCACCGGACAGATGCTGCTGTACAAGCTCGAACCCGGGCATATCCACCTGCAGGTGCTCGGCCTGATGCGCATCAGCCGCACCGTGCAGTGGTGGCGCGAAGCCGCTGGCCGGCAAAGCCTGCACCTGCGCCGCATCGCCGAGGAAACCCTGCTCACCGGCGCCTACCTGCGCAGCTTCGTGCACTGGCTGCGCCATCCCGAAGAAGACGCAGCAACCTTCCGCGCCTTTCTGCGTGGCCAACTACGCTGCGGTCCGCTGCCTCTACTGCTGCAACGCCCGTAG
- a CDS encoding DUF3301 domain-containing protein — MINLFDVFLLMLFAAACAWLWRGHGIRERALAFAKQHCAKLDVELLDGAVALRRLAIQRDARGHRRLARLYDFEFTVTGEQRLRGHISMFGPHLGRIELQPHPILEPQPEPVAVQQPGNVIRLEDWRRKAQ, encoded by the coding sequence ATGATCAACCTGTTCGATGTCTTCCTGCTGATGCTGTTCGCCGCTGCCTGCGCCTGGCTATGGCGCGGCCACGGTATTCGTGAGCGTGCGCTGGCCTTCGCCAAGCAGCACTGCGCCAAGCTCGACGTGGAGTTGCTCGATGGCGCCGTGGCATTGCGTCGTCTGGCTATCCAGCGTGATGCCAGAGGCCATCGTCGCCTGGCGCGACTCTATGACTTCGAGTTCACCGTCACCGGCGAGCAACGACTGCGCGGGCATATCAGCATGTTCGGCCCGCACCTCGGCCGCATCGAACTGCAGCCCCACCCGATATTGGAGCCGCAGCCCGAACCGGTTGCGGTGCAGCAGCCAGGCAATGTCATCCGCCTGGAAGACTGGCGGCGCAAGGCGCAATAG
- a CDS encoding tetratricopeptide repeat protein, whose protein sequence is MLIRSELLLLPLLLGLAGAVQATEECATAVQCNQVGSAAYQDGRFEQAIEAFERQLRRVEEGDTAQLELALNNLILANLRAGDAGMARAWLGVALDNNLSGSSTRLHLRKVAETLNYPALSASPVGRYLRYGGQAVWSELLISEDGNGGYHASFSPVRAGARVEEYGPAAIGELDGKLVGDGVQMRLEDASLDSGCAVQLLREGIELRVQEVFAEGCQDYGGMGISVGGRYIKVSR, encoded by the coding sequence ATGCTGATTCGCTCGGAATTATTGCTCCTGCCGCTGCTGCTGGGGCTCGCGGGTGCCGTGCAGGCGACCGAAGAATGCGCCACAGCGGTGCAGTGCAACCAGGTCGGCAGCGCCGCCTATCAGGACGGCCGCTTCGAGCAGGCCATCGAAGCTTTCGAACGTCAGTTACGACGCGTCGAGGAGGGTGACACGGCACAGTTGGAGCTGGCGCTGAACAATCTCATCCTCGCCAATCTGCGCGCTGGCGATGCGGGCATGGCGCGTGCCTGGCTGGGCGTGGCGCTGGACAACAATCTCAGCGGCTCCTCGACCCGCCTGCACCTGCGCAAGGTGGCCGAGACACTTAATTATCCAGCGCTGAGCGCCAGCCCCGTCGGCCGCTACCTGCGCTACGGCGGCCAGGCGGTGTGGAGCGAGCTGCTGATCAGCGAGGACGGCAATGGCGGCTATCACGCCAGTTTCTCGCCCGTGCGTGCCGGTGCGCGGGTCGAGGAATATGGTCCAGCCGCCATCGGCGAGCTGGATGGCAAGCTGGTCGGCGACGGCGTGCAGATGCGCCTGGAGGATGCCAGCCTGGACAGCGGCTGTGCGGTGCAACTGCTGCGTGAGGGCATCGAGCTGCGCGTGCAGGAAGTGTTCGCCGAGGGTTGTCAGGACTATGGCGGCATGGGTATCAGTGTCGGTGGTCGTTACATCAAAGTGAGTCGATGA
- a CDS encoding TRAP transporter substrate-binding protein → MNRRNLFGTALALIAAIGLVGCKEDKAASEQAAAKPAEIIHWKMVTSWPKNFPGLGTSAERLAERINAMSAGRLTVKVYAAGELVPALEVFDAVSRGTAEMGHGTPYYWKGKVPAAQFFSSVPFGLSTLEMNAWLSHGGGQALWDETYAPFGVKPLPAGNTTMQMGGWFNKEINSLDDIKGLKIRMPGLGGEVWSKLGAITVNLPGGEIFTSLQTSAIDATDWVGPYNDLAFGLHKAAKYYYFPGWQEPQAVVESMVNQKAFDALPADLQAIVVEAARAATLDMMDDYVFNNAKALQSLKSEGVQFKRLPDEVLQAMREQSNVVLEALAAENDLNGRIWASQKAFLEEASAMQALTEKELYNWR, encoded by the coding sequence TGGCGCTGATCGCCGCCATCGGCCTGGTTGGCTGCAAAGAAGACAAGGCTGCCAGCGAGCAAGCCGCTGCCAAGCCGGCAGAAATCATCCACTGGAAGATGGTCACGTCCTGGCCGAAGAACTTCCCCGGCCTGGGCACCTCTGCCGAACGTCTGGCCGAACGTATAAATGCCATGAGCGCCGGGCGCCTGACCGTCAAGGTCTACGCCGCCGGTGAGCTGGTGCCGGCGCTGGAAGTATTCGATGCCGTTTCCCGCGGCACCGCCGAGATGGGCCACGGCACCCCGTACTACTGGAAGGGCAAGGTCCCGGCTGCGCAGTTCTTCAGCAGCGTGCCGTTCGGTCTTTCGACTCTGGAAATGAACGCCTGGCTCAGCCACGGCGGTGGCCAGGCGCTGTGGGACGAAACCTACGCACCCTTCGGCGTGAAGCCGCTGCCGGCCGGCAACACCACCATGCAGATGGGCGGCTGGTTCAACAAGGAAATCAACAGCCTGGACGACATCAAGGGCCTGAAGATCCGCATGCCGGGCCTCGGCGGCGAAGTCTGGAGCAAGCTCGGCGCGATCACCGTCAACCTGCCGGGAGGCGAAATCTTCACCTCCCTGCAGACCAGCGCCATCGATGCCACCGACTGGGTCGGCCCGTACAACGACCTGGCCTTCGGCTTGCACAAGGCGGCCAAGTACTACTACTTCCCGGGCTGGCAGGAGCCGCAGGCCGTGGTCGAATCCATGGTCAACCAGAAAGCCTTCGACGCGCTGCCGGCCGACCTGCAGGCCATCGTCGTCGAAGCCGCGCGCGCCGCGACCCTGGATATGATGGACGACTACGTGTTCAACAACGCCAAGGCGCTGCAAAGCCTGAAGAGCGAGGGCGTGCAGTTCAAGCGTCTGCCGGACGAGGTGCTGCAAGCCATGCGTGAGCAATCCAACGTGGTGCTCGAAGCTCTGGCTGCCGAGAACGACCTCAACGGCCGCATCTGGGCCTCGCAGAAAGCCTTCCTCGAAGAGGCCAGCGCCATGCAGGCGCTGACCGAGAAAGAGCTGTACAACTGGCGTTGA
- a CDS encoding aspartate aminotransferase family protein produces MTTASGISPIAVDRFVAAERELFLSRNPKSVALAERARHSLYGGVPMHWMADWSTPVPLFVERAKGARFFDVDGHEHIDFCLGDTGTMFGHSPDPVARALAEQANNGLTTMLPGEDAVVCGELLAQRFGLPYWQVTATATDSNRYVLRWARAITQRKTLLVFDGCYHGTVDDVMVRERDGQTVHRSGLVGQAYDLTEHSRAIPFNDVAALEAALAQGDVCALLCEPAMTNIGMVLPDPGFMQKCRELTRKYGSLLIIDETHTISTDIGGCTRLWGLDPDFFVVGKPIAGGVPCGIFGCSAAMADAMTKARQRASEESHGHGHSGMGTTLSANALAMHCMRANLEQVMTQAAYDHMLPLAARLAEGLRQLIGKHDLNWSVTELGARCEFQFCATPPRTGAEAEAAFHDELQMALHLYLINRGILITPFHNMTLCCPSTTEADVDKLIAMLDTALTELLAIPGARE; encoded by the coding sequence ATGACCACCGCCAGTGGTATCAGCCCAATCGCCGTTGATCGTTTCGTCGCTGCCGAGCGCGAACTGTTCCTGTCCCGCAATCCGAAGTCCGTGGCCCTGGCCGAACGCGCCCGCCACTCGCTGTACGGCGGCGTACCGATGCACTGGATGGCCGATTGGTCGACGCCGGTGCCACTGTTCGTCGAACGTGCCAAGGGCGCACGTTTCTTCGATGTGGACGGTCACGAGCACATCGACTTCTGCCTGGGCGACACCGGCACCATGTTCGGCCACTCGCCCGACCCGGTCGCGCGCGCCCTCGCCGAGCAAGCGAACAATGGCCTGACCACCATGCTGCCGGGCGAGGACGCTGTGGTTTGCGGCGAGCTGCTGGCCCAGCGCTTCGGCCTGCCCTACTGGCAGGTGACCGCCACCGCCACCGATTCCAACCGCTACGTGCTGCGCTGGGCGCGTGCCATTACTCAGCGCAAGACCCTGCTGGTGTTCGACGGCTGCTACCACGGCACCGTCGACGACGTGATGGTGCGCGAACGCGATGGCCAGACCGTGCACCGCTCCGGCTTGGTCGGCCAGGCCTATGACCTGACCGAGCACAGCCGCGCCATTCCCTTCAACGACGTCGCAGCGCTGGAAGCCGCATTGGCTCAGGGCGACGTCTGCGCCCTGCTCTGCGAGCCGGCGATGACCAACATCGGCATGGTCCTACCCGATCCGGGCTTCATGCAGAAGTGCCGCGAGCTGACGCGCAAGTACGGCAGCCTGCTGATCATCGACGAAACCCACACCATCTCCACCGACATCGGCGGCTGCACGCGGCTGTGGGGCCTCGACCCGGACTTCTTCGTGGTCGGTAAACCCATCGCCGGTGGCGTGCCCTGCGGCATCTTCGGTTGCAGCGCAGCGATGGCCGACGCCATGACTAAGGCGCGTCAGCGCGCCAGTGAAGAAAGCCACGGTCACGGCCACAGCGGCATGGGCACCACCCTGTCGGCCAACGCCCTGGCCATGCACTGCATGCGTGCCAACCTGGAACAGGTGATGACCCAGGCCGCCTATGACCACATGCTGCCGCTGGCGGCGCGCCTGGCCGAGGGCTTGCGCCAGTTGATTGGCAAGCACGACCTGAACTGGTCGGTGACCGAGCTGGGCGCACGCTGCGAATTCCAGTTCTGCGCCACCCCGCCGCGCACCGGCGCCGAGGCCGAAGCGGCGTTCCATGACGAGCTGCAGATGGCCCTGCACCTGTACCTGATCAACCGCGGCATCCTGATCACCCCGTTCCACAACATGACCCTGTGCTGCCCAAGCACCACCGAGGCCGATGTGGACAAATTGATCGCCATGCTCGATACGGCCCTCACCGAGCTACTGGCCATTCCCGGCGCCCGTGAGTGA
- a CDS encoding SMI1/KNR4 family protein — protein MEEVIEQLRELNEPVPVPLELPEEETLVEIQEQILIHLPFELREYLLKVSDVVYGRLEPVTASDPQSHTYLPEVAAEAWSLGLPRDLVPLCQDGRDYYAVDVEGQVWLWDGDEGELTDESWDSVWHWCRDVWLES, from the coding sequence GTGGAAGAAGTCATCGAACAGCTGCGCGAACTCAACGAGCCGGTACCGGTACCGCTGGAGCTGCCGGAAGAAGAGACCCTGGTGGAAATTCAGGAGCAGATCCTCATTCACTTGCCCTTCGAGCTGCGCGAATACCTGCTCAAGGTCAGTGATGTGGTCTACGGCCGCCTGGAGCCAGTGACCGCCAGTGATCCGCAATCGCACACCTACCTGCCCGAAGTCGCCGCCGAAGCCTGGAGCCTCGGCCTGCCACGCGATCTGGTGCCGCTGTGCCAGGACGGCCGCGACTACTACGCCGTGGATGTGGAAGGGCAGGTCTGGCTATGGGATGGCGACGAAGGCGAGCTGACCGACGAAAGCTGGGACTCGGTCTGGCACTGGTGCCGCGACGTCTGGCTGGAGAGCTGA
- a CDS encoding GntR family transcriptional regulator, producing MADNLQEQLYQNIRSGLLAGRFQPGERLKIRDLAAQWGTSPMPVRAALQRLVAEGVLEGEQQRSVRVPSMTRERYENIFQVRLALEGLAVELATPSLSRDDLALLRDCVQRMDVAIETRQVQDYLNANSQFHLHLYGACGNPVLMRSIESLWLQIGPFFNRLFTGADLSLRLNDFHEDAFAAIEAGDAKGARQAMEQDLLYFARFLLNLLALEQGEV from the coding sequence ATGGCTGACAATCTGCAGGAACAGCTGTATCAGAACATCCGCTCGGGCCTGCTGGCAGGGCGCTTTCAACCTGGGGAGCGGTTGAAGATCCGTGACCTCGCGGCACAATGGGGCACCAGCCCGATGCCGGTTCGCGCGGCCCTGCAGCGGCTGGTGGCCGAGGGCGTGCTGGAGGGTGAGCAGCAGCGCTCCGTGCGGGTCCCGTCGATGACCCGCGAACGTTACGAGAACATCTTTCAGGTGCGCCTGGCGCTGGAAGGCCTGGCAGTGGAGTTGGCCACGCCAAGCCTGAGCCGCGACGACCTGGCCCTGCTGCGGGACTGCGTGCAACGCATGGATGTGGCCATCGAGACGCGCCAGGTGCAGGACTACCTCAACGCCAACAGCCAGTTTCACCTGCACCTGTACGGCGCCTGCGGCAACCCGGTGCTGATGCGTTCGATCGAGTCGCTATGGCTGCAGATCGGCCCCTTCTTCAACCGGCTTTTTACCGGCGCCGACCTGTCGCTACGGCTCAACGACTTTCATGAAGACGCCTTCGCCGCCATCGAGGCCGGCGACGCCAAGGGCGCACGTCAGGCCATGGAGCAGGATCTGCTGTATTTCGCGCGGTTTTTGCTCAACCTGCTGGCGTTGGAGCAGGGCGAGGTGTGA
- a CDS encoding glutamine synthetase family protein produces MQFANPQEARDFLERHPDVRSIELMLIDANGIPRGKLLHRDELLAIYENGRPLPSSILSLTIQGEDVEESGLVWEVADADCWTYPLPGSLTLQPWRTVPTGQLQVSMHPTQGLPATPGDPRHVLARTIDALKADGYHPVMAVELEFYLLDKQRDANGRPQPAVQMNGVRPQAPQVYGVYELEQMQPFLDDLYAACEVQGLPVRTAISEYAPGQLELTLEHRFDALQAVDEGVRYKRLVKGVANKHGLQACFMAKPFGDLAGSGMHMHVSLADAEGNNLMASEDPYGTPLLRHAIGGMMATLNDALAIFCPNANSFRRFQANSYAPLAKSWGVNNRTVSFRVPGGPANSRHVEHRICGADANPYLAAAAILAGIHKGIREQIDPGAAIVGNGYEQARETLPTDWLTALRNLQSSNWAREALGEDFLKVFLAIKWAEYRQFMGEVGEQDWRWYLSHA; encoded by the coding sequence ATGCAATTCGCCAATCCCCAGGAAGCCCGCGACTTCCTCGAACGCCACCCCGACGTACGCAGCATCGAGCTGATGTTGATCGACGCCAACGGCATCCCGCGCGGCAAGCTGCTGCACCGCGACGAACTGCTGGCCATCTACGAGAACGGCCGACCGCTGCCCAGCTCGATCCTGTCACTGACCATCCAGGGCGAGGACGTCGAGGAAAGCGGCCTGGTCTGGGAAGTGGCCGACGCCGACTGCTGGACCTACCCGCTACCCGGCAGCCTGACCCTGCAACCCTGGCGCACGGTGCCCACCGGCCAGCTGCAGGTGAGCATGCATCCGACTCAAGGCCTGCCGGCCACGCCGGGCGACCCACGCCATGTGCTGGCGCGCACCATCGACGCGCTCAAGGCCGACGGCTATCACCCGGTAATGGCGGTGGAGCTGGAGTTCTACCTGCTGGACAAGCAGCGCGACGCCAATGGTCGCCCGCAGCCCGCCGTGCAGATGAACGGTGTGCGCCCGCAGGCGCCGCAGGTCTACGGCGTGTATGAGCTGGAGCAGATGCAGCCGTTCCTCGACGACCTCTACGCCGCCTGCGAAGTACAGGGTTTGCCCGTGCGTACGGCGATCTCCGAGTACGCCCCCGGCCAGCTCGAGCTGACCCTGGAACACCGCTTCGATGCGCTGCAGGCGGTGGACGAAGGCGTGCGCTACAAGCGCCTGGTCAAGGGCGTGGCGAACAAGCACGGGCTGCAGGCCTGCTTCATGGCCAAGCCGTTCGGCGACCTGGCCGGCAGCGGCATGCATATGCACGTGTCACTGGCCGATGCCGAAGGCAACAACCTGATGGCCTCGGAAGACCCGTACGGCACGCCGCTGCTGCGCCATGCCATTGGCGGCATGATGGCCACGCTCAACGATGCCCTGGCGATCTTCTGCCCCAATGCCAACTCCTTCCGCCGCTTCCAGGCCAACAGCTACGCGCCGCTGGCCAAGAGCTGGGGGGTGAACAACCGCACCGTATCCTTCCGCGTGCCGGGCGGGCCGGCCAACAGCCGCCACGTCGAGCACCGCATCTGCGGCGCCGACGCCAACCCCTACCTGGCCGCGGCGGCGATCCTCGCCGGCATCCACAAGGGCATCCGCGAGCAGATCGACCCGGGCGCGGCCATTGTTGGCAACGGCTACGAGCAGGCCCGCGAAACCCTGCCCACCGACTGGCTCACCGCCCTGCGCAATCTGCAAAGCTCGAACTGGGCGCGCGAGGCGCTGGGCGAGGACTTCCTCAAGGTGTTCCTGGCGATCAAATGGGCCGAGTACCGCCAATTCATGGGGGAAGTGGGTGAGCAGGATTGGCGCTGGTACCTGAGTCACGCCTGA
- a CDS encoding Tim44 domain-containing protein, giving the protein MQRFLSIAMVLCLALTFSFEAHAKRFGGGKSFGSAPSHQTRQATPPAQSAAQAPGRQQPAAAASGASRWLGPLAGLAAGGLLASMFMGDGFEGLQIMDMLIFGLIAFLLFRFLAARRARQQPQMAAAGAPYQREMPNADNAPAAGSNIFGGRLASAAPVINAPAWFNEQSFIAAGREHFMNLQQHWDADEMDKISEFVTPQLLEFLKRERAELGDGFQSTYVDNLDVQLDGVDDNAEKTIATLTFSGVSKTSRFDQGEPFSESWRLERAQGDNQPWLIAGIRQN; this is encoded by the coding sequence ATGCAGCGTTTCCTCAGTATCGCCATGGTGCTGTGCCTGGCACTGACCTTCAGCTTCGAAGCCCACGCCAAACGTTTTGGCGGTGGCAAATCCTTCGGCTCCGCGCCCAGCCACCAGACCCGCCAGGCCACGCCGCCGGCGCAGTCGGCTGCCCAGGCACCCGGTCGTCAACAGCCTGCCGCTGCCGCCAGCGGCGCTTCGCGCTGGCTCGGCCCGCTGGCCGGTCTGGCCGCCGGTGGCCTGCTGGCCTCGATGTTCATGGGTGATGGTTTCGAAGGCCTGCAGATCATGGACATGCTGATCTTCGGCCTGATCGCCTTCCTGCTGTTCCGTTTCCTCGCCGCTCGTCGCGCCCGCCAACAGCCACAAATGGCTGCTGCCGGTGCGCCGTACCAGCGTGAAATGCCGAACGCCGACAACGCGCCGGCCGCTGGCAGCAATATCTTCGGTGGTCGCCTGGCCTCGGCCGCTCCGGTGATCAACGCCCCGGCCTGGTTCAACGAGCAGAGCTTCATCGCCGCCGGTCGCGAGCACTTCATGAACCTGCAGCAGCACTGGGACGCCGACGAGATGGACAAGATCTCCGAGTTCGTCACCCCGCAACTGCTGGAGTTCCTCAAGCGCGAGCGCGCCGAACTGGGTGACGGCTTCCAGTCCACTTACGTCGATAACCTCGACGTGCAACTCGATGGTGTCGACGATAACGCCGAGAAGACCATCGCCACCCTGACCTTCAGCGGTGTGTCGAAGACTTCGCGCTTCGACCAGGGCGAGCCGTTCAGCGAAAGCTGGCGCCTGGAGCGCGCCCAGGGCGACAACCAGCCCTGGCTGATCGCCGGCATTCGCCAGAACTGA
- a CDS encoding TRAP transporter substrate-binding protein yields MHLRSLLLLPLLAFGLIGCKDDSAPADQAAAPAQTFHWKMVTTWPKNAPGTGTAAERLAERVNAMSAGRLTIKVYAAGELVPALEVFDAVSRGTAELGHGTPYYWKGKVPAAQFFGAVPFGLSTLEMNAWLNKGGGQALWDEAYAPFGLKPLTAGNSTMQMGGWFNKEINSLADIKGLKIRMPGLGGEVWSRLGATTVVMPGGEIFTALQTGAIDATDWVSPYNDLAFGLQKAAKYYYYPGWQEPQSVLELLINQKAFDALPADLQAIVTEAARAATQDMMDDYVYHNALALDELKKSGTLLKRFPDEVLRAMQNESEQVLGDLAAQSELNGRIWASMQAFQALATSMQALSEKELYDWR; encoded by the coding sequence ATGCATCTTCGTTCGCTGCTCCTCCTGCCCCTGCTCGCCTTCGGCCTCATCGGCTGCAAGGACGACTCCGCGCCGGCCGACCAGGCCGCAGCCCCCGCCCAGACCTTCCACTGGAAGATGGTCACCACCTGGCCGAAGAACGCACCCGGCACCGGCACCGCAGCCGAACGCCTGGCCGAGCGCGTCAACGCCATGAGCGCCGGGCGCCTGACCATCAAGGTCTATGCCGCTGGCGAGCTGGTGCCGGCGCTGGAAGTGTTCGACGCGGTGTCGCGCGGCACGGCCGAACTCGGCCACGGCACGCCCTACTACTGGAAGGGCAAGGTGCCGGCCGCACAGTTCTTCGGTGCGGTGCCCTTCGGCCTGTCCACCCTGGAAATGAACGCCTGGCTGAACAAAGGCGGCGGCCAGGCGCTGTGGGACGAAGCCTATGCACCGTTCGGCCTCAAGCCGCTGACGGCGGGCAACAGCACCATGCAGATGGGCGGCTGGTTCAACAAGGAAATCAACAGCCTGGCTGACATCAAAGGCCTGAAGATCCGTATGCCGGGCCTCGGCGGCGAAGTCTGGAGCCGCCTGGGTGCGACCACCGTGGTGATGCCGGGTGGCGAAATCTTCACCGCACTGCAGACCGGCGCCATCGACGCCACCGACTGGGTCAGCCCCTACAACGACCTGGCCTTCGGCCTGCAGAAGGCCGCCAAGTATTACTACTACCCCGGCTGGCAGGAGCCGCAATCGGTGCTCGAACTCTTGATCAACCAGAAGGCATTCGATGCGCTGCCGGCCGACCTGCAGGCCATCGTCACCGAAGCGGCACGCGCAGCGACCCAGGACATGATGGACGACTACGTCTACCACAACGCCCTGGCGCTGGACGAACTGAAGAAGAGCGGCACGCTGCTCAAGCGATTCCCCGACGAGGTGCTGCGGGCCATGCAAAACGAGAGCGAACAGGTGCTCGGCGACCTAGCCGCGCAGAGCGAACTCAACGGCCGCATCTGGGCCTCGATGCAAGCCTTCCAGGCGCTGGCCACCTCGATGCAGGCGCTGTCGGAAAAGGAGCTGTACGACTGGCGCTGA
- a CDS encoding GNAT family N-acetyltransferase, with product MSPLAWYCLHHSELDTATLYELLALRTQVFVVEQNCPYLETDGQDLVGDTCHLLARDESGLVGYLRLLDPQRMEGEVVIGRVVIAERARGTGLGHRLMEQALLECHQRWPGVPVYLSAQAHLQGYYGRYGFAAVSEVYLEDDIPHIGMRRAATDPS from the coding sequence ATGTCACCTCTTGCCTGGTACTGCCTGCACCACAGCGAACTCGATACCGCCACCCTCTATGAGCTGCTGGCGCTGCGCACCCAGGTGTTCGTGGTCGAGCAGAACTGTCCCTATCTGGAAACCGATGGTCAGGACCTGGTCGGTGACACCTGCCACCTGCTGGCGCGTGACGAGTCGGGGCTGGTGGGCTATCTGCGCCTGCTCGATCCGCAGCGTATGGAAGGCGAGGTGGTGATCGGTCGGGTGGTGATCGCCGAGCGGGCGCGCGGCACCGGGCTGGGTCACCGGCTGATGGAGCAGGCGCTGCTCGAGTGTCACCAGCGTTGGCCGGGCGTGCCGGTGTATCTGTCGGCGCAGGCGCATCTGCAGGGTTACTACGGGCGTTACGGTTTCGCGGCGGTGAGCGAGGTGTACCTGGAGGATGACATCCCGCATATCGGCATGCGCCGGGCGGCTACCGATCCATCGTGA
- a CDS encoding acyl-CoA thioesterase — protein sequence MEAGTAQLTMTVLMTPDMANFSGNVHGGTLLKYLDEVAYACASRYAGCYVVTLSVDQVMFREPVHVGELVTFLASVNHTGRTSMEIGIKVITENIRERSVRHTNSCFFTMVAVDANGRPAPIPELQPDTADGLRRQRQAKQRRQIREELQQRYQALSEEKNAEA from the coding sequence ATGGAAGCCGGAACCGCGCAACTGACGATGACCGTACTGATGACACCGGATATGGCCAATTTCTCCGGAAATGTCCACGGTGGCACGCTGCTCAAGTACCTCGACGAAGTCGCCTACGCCTGTGCCAGCCGCTACGCCGGCTGCTACGTGGTGACCCTATCGGTGGATCAGGTGATGTTCCGTGAACCGGTGCACGTCGGCGAACTGGTCACCTTCCTTGCCTCGGTCAACCACACCGGGCGTACTTCGATGGAAATCGGCATCAAGGTGATCACCGAGAACATCCGCGAGCGCTCGGTGCGCCACACCAACAGCTGCTTCTTCACCATGGTCGCTGTCGATGCCAATGGCCGCCCGGCGCCGATCCCGGAACTGCAGCCGGACACCGCCGACGGCCTGCGCCGACAGCGCCAAGCCAAGCAGCGCCGGCAGATTCGCGAGGAGTTGCAACAGCGCTACCAGGCGTTGAGCGAAGAGAAGAACGCCGAAGCGTAG